The following proteins come from a genomic window of Nitrospirota bacterium:
- a CDS encoding radical SAM protein has translation MKILIIEPPAVSKFGNQRIFGGNGSNKSDFRKPPLDLMMISGYLRKEGFDNVLIDANASRKTIDDIREIIKKESPDVVFFSTSTCTIYKDLLVAKAAKEVNPSVVTVALGTHVMALPEDTFKESEYLDAIIYSNEWEQAALNIAGNLTSLENAKGIFFRKPDGKIIKTDIQPPMQNLDDLGFPAHDKLEKELYRDPTAKRFPKTMVMGQKACINNCSFCCQPAFFGAPVLRKRSVEHFLKELRWVQSLGFREVMFNDATLTADMEWATALFEGMIRSNIDLTWNCSTRADRVNAEILEMMKRAGCHTIAIGMESVDPAVLKNIRKNISAEQIRDAVSMIKNHGMDTIVFCVVGFPGETRESIEKTTSFLTTLDTTFITLGIAVPAPGTDFYKYVEENNYLLTKDWSLYDPMKKPVFSYPWLTSDEIAYYSKQGLRKFYLRPKYIFSRLKSIRSISEAAAYFRNFIGFMKRYVISKH, from the coding sequence ATGAAGATATTGATAATTGAGCCGCCGGCTGTTTCGAAGTTTGGAAACCAGAGGATATTCGGGGGTAACGGAAGCAATAAGAGTGATTTCCGCAAACCGCCTCTGGACCTCATGATGATTTCAGGCTATCTGAGAAAAGAAGGGTTTGACAATGTCCTTATAGATGCGAATGCGTCAAGGAAAACTATAGATGATATAAGAGAAATCATAAAAAAAGAATCTCCAGATGTTGTTTTCTTTTCTACATCTACGTGCACAATTTACAAAGATTTACTGGTAGCAAAAGCTGCAAAGGAGGTTAATCCGTCAGTAGTAACGGTTGCTTTGGGCACGCATGTGATGGCATTGCCTGAAGATACTTTTAAAGAGTCTGAATATCTGGACGCTATTATCTATTCAAATGAGTGGGAACAAGCGGCATTGAATATAGCAGGGAATCTGACAAGTCTTGAAAATGCAAAGGGAATATTTTTCAGAAAACCTGATGGCAAAATTATAAAAACGGATATTCAGCCTCCAATGCAGAATCTCGATGATCTGGGTTTCCCGGCGCATGATAAATTAGAGAAGGAATTATACAGGGATCCTACAGCAAAGCGGTTTCCCAAGACGATGGTGATGGGGCAGAAGGCATGTATTAACAACTGCAGTTTCTGCTGTCAGCCGGCATTCTTTGGAGCGCCTGTACTCAGAAAGAGGTCTGTTGAGCACTTTCTGAAGGAACTCAGATGGGTTCAAAGTCTTGGTTTTAGAGAGGTCATGTTCAATGACGCTACCCTGACTGCTGATATGGAATGGGCAACGGCATTGTTTGAAGGGATGATAAGAAGCAACATTGATCTTACATGGAATTGTTCGACAAGGGCTGACCGTGTTAATGCTGAAATTCTTGAGATGATGAAGAGGGCAGGCTGTCATACTATCGCAATCGGCATGGAAAGCGTGGACCCTGCTGTGCTTAAGAACATAAGGAAGAATATATCTGCAGAACAGATAAGGGATGCGGTATCCATGATTAAAAATCATGGCATGGATACGATTGTTTTCTGTGTTGTGGGATTTCCCGGAGAGACCAGAGAAAGCATAGAAAAGACCACTTCATTTTTAACAACCCTTGATACAACCTTTATAACGCTTGGCATAGCGGTGCCTGCGCCGGGCACTGACTTTTATAAGTATGTTGAGGAGAATAATTATCTTTTAACAAAGGACTGGAGCCTTTATGATCCAATGAAGAAACCAGTTTTCAGTTATCCATGGCTTACGTCGGATGAAATCGCATATTATTCAAAACAGGGACTTCGCAAGTTCTATCTCAGGCCTAAATATATTTTCAGCAGGCTGAAATCAATAAGAAGTATTTCTGAAGCAGCGGCTTATTTCCGTAATTTTATAGGGTTTATGAAGCGATATGTCATATCAAAACATTAA
- a CDS encoding YdcF family protein — MFFWLSKVLWFIVNPFNVILILLVLGWLLLFKKPSAGKKLIGLGLLIIFVAGSGLLPGIMMRSLENRIPAGAIPSKINGVIVLAGMVNMESSRKGLIELTEQSDRIIEGIILLQKYPEAKLIITGGSGSLNQGENLKEADYLKKLAISLGVNKERILIERNSRNTHEHAVAMAKMLPDKKGQWVLITSAFHMPRSLGCFKKEGINVIPYPVDYKTKLDNALTLTSFLPTLGNIGSFNVAFHEWTGLVAYRLKGYTDSVFPEQVN, encoded by the coding sequence ATGTTCTTCTGGTTATCTAAAGTTCTCTGGTTTATAGTAAATCCATTCAATGTGATACTGATATTGCTTGTATTGGGATGGCTGCTGCTTTTCAAAAAGCCTTCAGCTGGAAAGAAGCTGATTGGGCTGGGGCTGCTGATAATATTTGTGGCCGGGTCAGGTCTCTTGCCAGGCATTATGATGCGCTCACTTGAAAATAGAATTCCTGCAGGCGCAATTCCTTCAAAAATAAACGGTGTCATTGTTCTGGCAGGCATGGTTAATATGGAATCTTCGAGAAAAGGGCTTATTGAACTCACGGAGCAGTCTGACCGGATAATAGAAGGAATTATCCTGCTTCAGAAATATCCCGAAGCAAAGCTGATTATAACCGGTGGAAGCGGATCTTTAAACCAAGGCGAAAATCTTAAGGAAGCAGATTATCTGAAAAAACTGGCAATATCGCTTGGTGTAAATAAAGAGAGAATACTGATTGAACGAAACTCAAGAAACACGCACGAACATGCAGTCGCAATGGCTAAGATGCTGCCTGATAAGAAGGGACAATGGGTGCTTATTACTTCTGCTTTTCATATGCCGCGTTCATTAGGATGTTTTAAGAAAGAGGGGATAAATGTTATCCCGTATCCTGTTGATTACAAAACTAAACTGGATAATGCTTTAACTTTAACTTCATTTTTGCCCACATTGGGGAATATAGGCAGTTTTAACGTTGCTTTTCATGAATGGACAGGCTTAGTTGCCTACAGATTGAAGGGATATACTGATTCCGTGTTTCCGGAACAGGTTAACTGA
- a CDS encoding B12-binding domain-containing radical SAM protein: MKKVTFVISEARLHEQLSIMALSASLKNAGHETSLVFFQNDPLNKDKIVQALKRESPDFIALSFMSCVKEHYIDLSGYIKQHISAPIVIGGPAATFDPNLCNFNDNPFDAVCIGEGDLSIVNFVNKYNSSGNPMPLHNFVTRSGNGGHSRGELLDLIDPLDQLPFPDRKIIYDKDDFLRNSKIKMFMSGRGCPYQCTYCFNHKYNSMYRGKGHIVRHKSVDYFLEEIRQSRKEYPLEGIIFEDDIFIINKEWLAEFAEKYPWEIGLPYMCYVRPNLVTVEIAGLLKSSGCYSVRVAVECGNQDLRNKILKRNLTDEQILKSCQILHDAGLKVGTINILGLPTETIENMQETLNLNRACKPEHVSANLFMPLPGVDLTNYAIESGLLDKHFTSPKSSHHTSEMKYPDDVKRFLYPFKALFPLMAQKKNIAMIAPLLKRLPGPLLKIIDSAYRLYSNSRFYPRVRFSIFDKWRALRRYLAIISK, from the coding sequence ATGAAGAAAGTAACCTTTGTCATTTCCGAGGCAAGACTTCACGAACAGCTCTCTATTATGGCTCTGAGCGCTTCCCTGAAAAATGCCGGGCACGAGACCTCATTGGTATTCTTTCAGAACGACCCGTTAAATAAAGACAAAATTGTACAGGCGCTTAAAAGAGAAAGCCCTGATTTTATAGCGCTTAGCTTTATGTCATGTGTAAAGGAACATTACATTGATCTGTCCGGCTATATCAAACAGCATATCAGCGCCCCGATAGTTATCGGCGGGCCTGCTGCAACATTTGACCCGAACCTGTGTAATTTTAATGATAACCCGTTTGATGCAGTTTGCATAGGCGAGGGGGACTTGTCTATTGTCAATTTTGTAAACAAATACAACAGCTCAGGAAACCCAATGCCATTGCACAATTTCGTTACGAGATCTGGAAACGGAGGGCATTCGAGAGGAGAGCTGCTTGACCTTATTGACCCGTTAGACCAATTGCCTTTCCCTGACAGAAAAATTATATATGACAAGGACGATTTTCTCAGGAATTCTAAAATCAAGATGTTTATGTCCGGCAGAGGCTGCCCCTATCAGTGTACTTATTGCTTCAACCATAAATACAACAGTATGTACAGAGGCAAGGGACACATTGTCCGTCATAAGTCGGTAGATTATTTTCTGGAAGAAATCCGTCAAAGCAGAAAAGAATATCCTCTGGAAGGGATCATCTTTGAAGACGATATCTTTATAATTAATAAGGAATGGCTGGCAGAGTTTGCTGAGAAGTATCCATGGGAAATAGGACTCCCTTATATGTGCTATGTCAGGCCCAATCTTGTTACTGTCGAGATTGCAGGATTGCTTAAGTCATCGGGATGTTATTCTGTCCGTGTAGCTGTGGAGTGCGGCAACCAAGACCTCAGGAACAAGATTTTAAAAAGAAATCTAACCGACGAGCAAATTCTGAAGAGCTGTCAGATTCTCCATGACGCAGGTCTTAAAGTCGGAACTATTAATATTCTTGGATTGCCAACAGAAACAATTGAGAATATGCAGGAAACGTTAAACTTAAATAGGGCTTGTAAGCCGGAACATGTGTCTGCAAATTTATTCATGCCGCTTCCCGGCGTTGATTTGACAAACTATGCTATTGAAAGTGGATTGTTAGATAAACATTTTACCTCGCCCAAGTCAAGTCATCATACCAGTGAAATGAAATATCCGGATGATGTAAAGAGATTTCTGTATCCCTTTAAAGCGCTTTTCCCGCTTATGGCGCAAAAGAAAAATATTGCAATGATTGCTCCCCTGTTAAAGAGATTGCCGGGGCCGCTTTTAAAAATTATCGACAGCGCCTACAGGCTTTACAGTAATTCGAGGTTTTATCCGAGGGTTCGTTTTAGCATTTTTGATAAATGGAGAGCCTTGAGGCGTTATCTTGCGATTATTTCTAAATAA
- a CDS encoding glycosyltransferase, whose protein sequence is MSYQNINNKDVLKYNILFLMNGAKPPRGGEFLTLYLITHLRRDIFRPLLVYAHEGVIVRRLKEAGIDNVQIPLSSKIANIYPREISLHSPFFVISFLWHLALGGSIFKLNKILKENNIHLIYCADNISKFIGGITGKMAGVKVVAHCHDDFKEDTLGKTMRMFYLMLLDRILTVSDKVKKFFAVNKRGFQKAITVYNGIDADIFNPQNVSEDIRNELGLKKENIVIGSIGVIEKDKGHRYLVEALARLKAEGITNVVCVICGTGPQEADLKELVRAKGLDREVLFLGFRDDIPKVLKVLDILALMSLTIESFSMAAVEAMAMEVPVIATSIGGIPEVVDDGKTGIIIPPGNVNALCEAIKLLIQNPGIRLQMGKNGRVRVLEKFTVEQNVRKTEDVFLSLLEI, encoded by the coding sequence ATGTCATATCAAAACATTAATAACAAAGACGTTTTAAAATACAACATTCTCTTCCTTATGAATGGAGCAAAACCGCCAAGAGGCGGGGAGTTTTTGACGCTTTACCTGATTACGCATCTGAGAAGGGACATATTCCGTCCGCTTCTGGTTTATGCGCATGAGGGCGTAATTGTCCGGCGATTAAAGGAGGCGGGCATAGACAATGTTCAAATCCCATTAAGCAGTAAGATCGCAAATATTTATCCAAGAGAGATAAGCCTTCACAGCCCTTTTTTTGTAATATCATTCCTCTGGCATTTGGCTTTGGGCGGCAGTATTTTTAAATTAAATAAAATTTTAAAAGAAAATAATATCCACCTGATATACTGCGCAGACAACATATCCAAATTCATAGGGGGGATTACCGGGAAAATGGCCGGAGTGAAAGTTGTAGCGCACTGTCATGATGATTTTAAAGAAGATACGCTGGGAAAGACAATGAGGATGTTCTATTTAATGCTCCTTGACAGGATATTGACTGTATCGGACAAGGTAAAAAAGTTTTTTGCTGTAAATAAGAGGGGATTTCAGAAAGCAATAACAGTTTATAACGGAATTGATGCTGATATCTTCAATCCTCAGAATGTATCCGAAGATATCAGAAATGAGCTGGGATTGAAAAAAGAGAATATTGTTATAGGCAGCATTGGCGTCATTGAGAAGGATAAGGGGCATAGATATTTAGTTGAAGCGCTTGCAAGACTTAAGGCTGAGGGCATCACCAATGTAGTTTGTGTTATATGCGGGACCGGGCCTCAGGAAGCAGACCTTAAAGAGCTTGTGCGCGCTAAGGGGCTGGATAGGGAGGTTTTATTTTTAGGGTTTAGGGATGATATTCCAAAGGTATTAAAAGTATTGGATATCCTTGCGTTAATGTCTTTAACGATAGAATCCTTTTCAATGGCTGCTGTAGAAGCCATGGCAATGGAGGTGCCTGTAATTGCCACCAGTATTGGAGGAATTCCCGAGGTGGTGGATGATGGTAAAACAGGAATCATAATTCCTCCCGGAAATGTTAATGCTCTTTGTGAGGCGATAAAGCTTCTAATTCAAAATCCTGGAATAAGATTGCAAATGGGTAAAAATGGAAGAGTGAGGGTTCTTGAGAAGTTTACTGTAGAGCAGAATGTCAGGAAGACAGAAGATGTTTTTCTTTCATTGTTGGAGATTTGA
- a CDS encoding glycosyltransferase → MHDLSVVMATYNENPIFLKACINSILNQTFRNFEFIIVVEPQEKNMGFLSGVESSDNRVRILKNETRLGVAGSRNRAILESSGKYIALMDSDDYCAPDRFEKQLGFFGDNPDVSVAGSNMYLLDKDDNITGERKYPEFHSKIQRSFLLTMAVANPSVMFRKKDIDEVGLFDDRLYKSEDFELWLRFLAHNKKMHNLQENLIYYRMPALHNEKRGHMHWRNNYIARKRYSRLIWPLHLRFLSLLLFFLVSRLPDVFLDYLLNLKIAERIKHIKPKLGDREL, encoded by the coding sequence ATGCATGACCTGTCAGTTGTAATGGCGACTTATAATGAAAACCCTATTTTTTTAAAGGCGTGCATCAACAGCATATTAAACCAGACGTTCAGAAACTTTGAATTTATAATAGTAGTGGAGCCGCAGGAGAAAAACATGGGATTTCTATCAGGTGTCGAAAGTTCGGACAACAGGGTGAGAATCCTGAAGAATGAGACAAGGCTGGGTGTTGCGGGTTCCCGCAACAGGGCAATCCTTGAGAGTTCAGGGAAATACATTGCCCTTATGGACAGCGATGATTATTGTGCCCCGGACAGATTTGAAAAACAATTAGGTTTTTTTGGGGATAATCCTGATGTGAGTGTTGCGGGCTCCAATATGTATTTGCTTGACAAGGACGATAATATAACAGGAGAAAGAAAATATCCTGAGTTTCACAGTAAGATACAAAGAAGCTTTCTGCTTACAATGGCTGTCGCAAATCCATCTGTTATGTTCAGGAAAAAAGATATTGATGAAGTTGGTCTCTTTGATGACAGGCTCTACAAGTCGGAAGATTTTGAGTTATGGCTCAGGTTTCTGGCTCATAACAAAAAGATGCATAATCTTCAGGAAAATCTAATTTATTACAGAATGCCGGCGTTACATAACGAGAAGAGGGGCCATATGCACTGGAGAAACAATTATATTGCAAGAAAGCGATACAGCAGACTCATATGGCCCTTGCACCTTAGATTTTTGAGCCTGCTTCTCTTTTTTTTGGTCAGCCGTCTCCCTGATGTCTTTCTGGATTATTTGTTGAATTTGAAGATTGCGGAGAGGATAAAGCATATAAAACCCAAACTTGGTGATAGGGAGCTATGA
- a CDS encoding B12-binding domain-containing radical SAM protein, whose amino-acid sequence MKKVLLVFPDISERSWHKGYFHYGLAHIASYLKQNVQDVEVSLLTVRDKNLSQADFNEKIKKFRPAIVGFTSTTHSFPLVQKMVAWTKKFNRDILTVCGGIHVTINPEDALLSSESDVVVCGDGEYPMEALINAWTERGVIAHERGIWYRKDDTVISNGIATVADLDLLPDPDWDIFNYMKLDEGSQGIGGLMLSRGCPYQCSYCCNHKLSSIYKENKAGYIRFKSVEKSISEIKNFVNKFPEIHTLYFDDDILPLKKQWFLYFASRYKNEINKPYWCNIRPNLVDEEIVDAFVESGCVRAGIGIESGNEVMRNKVLKRNVSEQVLVNAVSLLKRKKIYVYSFNMVGLPGETKKELLDTVRLNARLNIDKMQCSVFYPYRHTVLYDTVVNGGLIKDERYLLEYTHESILKFSFAQRNRIYFTVLTINIIAKLYRMLHGYAAEIFLKALYSTPSSVMMLPIVNRIMRKVIASKNLAERVKIIFRWIIPSPPTALTTKRVK is encoded by the coding sequence ATGAAGAAGGTTTTATTAGTATTTCCTGACATTTCAGAAAGGTCGTGGCATAAAGGTTATTTTCATTATGGATTGGCGCATATTGCATCCTATCTTAAGCAGAATGTCCAAGATGTTGAAGTATCTCTATTGACGGTCCGCGATAAAAATTTAAGCCAAGCTGATTTTAATGAGAAGATAAAAAAGTTTCGTCCGGCGATAGTTGGTTTTACATCAACTACGCACAGCTTCCCGTTGGTTCAAAAGATGGTTGCGTGGACAAAGAAATTCAACAGAGACATCCTGACAGTATGCGGGGGAATTCATGTGACCATCAACCCGGAAGATGCCTTGCTGTCATCGGAAAGTGACGTTGTTGTCTGCGGGGATGGAGAATATCCCATGGAGGCGCTGATAAATGCATGGACAGAGCGTGGCGTAATAGCGCATGAAAGAGGAATATGGTATAGAAAAGATGACACAGTAATTAGCAATGGTATAGCCACGGTAGCGGATCTGGATTTACTCCCTGACCCTGACTGGGATATTTTTAATTATATGAAGTTAGACGAAGGCTCGCAGGGCATAGGAGGCCTGATGCTTTCAAGGGGATGCCCGTATCAGTGTTCATACTGCTGTAATCATAAGCTTTCAAGTATTTATAAAGAGAACAAGGCAGGTTATATTCGGTTCAAAAGCGTTGAAAAGTCAATATCCGAGATTAAAAATTTTGTAAATAAATTCCCTGAAATACATACCCTATATTTTGACGATGACATTTTACCGCTAAAAAAACAGTGGTTTCTATATTTTGCCTCCAGATATAAGAACGAAATAAATAAGCCGTATTGGTGCAACATCAGGCCTAATTTGGTGGATGAAGAGATAGTCGATGCGTTTGTTGAATCAGGATGCGTACGTGCCGGGATAGGGATAGAAAGCGGCAACGAAGTCATGCGTAATAAAGTTTTAAAAAGGAATGTTAGCGAACAAGTACTTGTAAATGCCGTATCGCTTTTGAAAAGGAAAAAGATTTACGTATATAGTTTCAATATGGTTGGATTACCTGGTGAAACAAAAAAAGAATTATTAGATACTGTTAGGTTAAATGCACGATTGAATATTGATAAAATGCAGTGTTCAGTCTTCTATCCTTACAGGCATACTGTGCTATATGATACCGTAGTTAATGGAGGACTTATAAAAGACGAGCGGTACTTGCTTGAATATACGCATGAAAGTATTTTGAAGTTCAGTTTTGCCCAACGGAATAGAATATATTTTACTGTACTGACAATAAATATAATCGCTAAACTTTACAGAATGCTGCATGGATATGCAGCAGAAATATTTTTAAAAGCGCTCTATTCAACGCCGTCATCTGTAATGATGCTTCCTATTGTAAATCGTATAATGAGGAAAGTGATTGCATCAAAAAATCTTGCCGAGAGGGTAAAAATAATTTTTAGATGGATTATCCCTTCTCCACCGACAGCTCTAACTACTAAGCGGGTGAAATAA
- a CDS encoding glycosyltransferase has protein sequence MANKTMKNPTVSVIMNCLNGSKYLAEAIDSIYSQTYKDWEIIFWDNASADNSPDIAKSYDERLRYFKGEKTVPLYEARNYAVQQANGKYIAFLDCDDMWLPRKLEWQVAEFEIDEKVGLVHTNVEILEGNNNIRRMSNIQPSGNVFRQLLRHYSINLQTAMISRAALYSLNEWFDGLLNHSGDTDLFLRIAHNWNVKYLPVVTARYREHGENRSLKFAADIPVELEYIIGKLAGLYRDFRKEYEMELIELRMRLQKGLAVAKWKSENGHESRKLALKHLASVRSFVLVYFLSFFPYKAVSFFRNLLRIR, from the coding sequence TTGGCTAATAAAACGATGAAAAATCCTACGGTAAGCGTGATAATGAACTGTCTTAACGGTTCGAAATATCTTGCTGAGGCTATCGACAGTATTTATTCACAGACCTATAAGGACTGGGAGATAATCTTCTGGGATAATGCCTCTGCCGATAATAGCCCGGACATTGCTAAGAGTTACGATGAGCGGCTGAGATACTTCAAGGGAGAGAAGACAGTTCCCCTTTATGAAGCCAGGAACTATGCGGTGCAGCAGGCAAATGGCAAATACATAGCATTTCTTGATTGTGATGACATGTGGCTGCCCCGGAAGCTTGAATGGCAGGTCGCCGAGTTTGAAATAGACGAAAAGGTCGGTTTAGTTCATACAAATGTTGAGATATTAGAAGGGAATAACAATATAAGAAGAATGAGTAATATTCAGCCGAGTGGAAATGTTTTCAGGCAGCTGCTTAGGCATTATAGCATTAACTTGCAGACGGCGATGATTTCGAGGGCGGCGCTTTACTCTTTAAATGAATGGTTTGACGGTTTGCTGAATCACTCGGGAGATACGGATTTGTTTCTGAGAATAGCGCATAATTGGAATGTGAAATATTTGCCTGTTGTTACCGCAAGGTATAGAGAGCATGGGGAAAATCGCTCTCTGAAGTTTGCGGCGGATATTCCTGTGGAACTTGAATATATAATCGGGAAATTAGCCGGGCTCTATAGAGACTTCAGGAAGGAATATGAGATGGAGCTTATAGAGCTTAGGATGAGGCTGCAAAAAGGCCTCGCTGTTGCTAAATGGAAATCAGAGAATGGGCATGAGTCGAGGAAATTAGCGCTGAAACATTTAGCGAGTGTGCGTTCCTTTGTTTTAGTGTATTTTTTATCATTTTTCCCATATAAAGCGGTGAGTTTTTTCAGGAATCTCCTGAGAATCAGGTAA
- a CDS encoding radical SAM protein, with the protein MKILCLNPPFKTEYGRFSRTSRSPAITRSGTIYYPIWLCYAAGVLEDAGHEVKVIDSCAYGYDLEATLRIVAEFKPEMVVIDTSTPSIYSDVKTGAEIKKILPGSFVVLMGTHPSALPEDTLQLNYAIDAVAVGEADYTVKELAQKLSQANLRTVQSDAAYRNNILSSIDGIAYRVDSSVHVNKRRELIANLDALPFVSKVYKKHLDSTKYFFAASDYPEVQIMTARGCIAQCTFCVYPQTIHGLKYRMRSPQSIADEFQWIKENMPEAREVGMEDDTFTGSQSRAIELCKEMIKRGIRLKWYCNVRVDLRYETMEWMKKAGCVLVTVGYESANKDILKNINKRITPEMILEFSRNTRKAGLLVHGCFMAGNRGETRETLEESLQAALKMMDDTMQFFPLMVYPGTKDYEWAKSEGLLTIKDFSDYVTEDGCHNSVLRMPDMDSDEITKWCDYARRRYYLRPRYILYKLFQQMRHPSEIRRTFKAAKRFLRFLIPGK; encoded by the coding sequence GTGAAAATCCTCTGTCTTAACCCGCCTTTCAAAACAGAATACGGACGCTTTTCAAGGACGTCAAGAAGTCCTGCTATAACCAGGAGCGGTACTATCTATTATCCTATATGGTTATGCTACGCCGCAGGTGTGCTTGAAGATGCAGGGCATGAAGTAAAGGTGATTGACAGTTGCGCCTATGGATATGACCTTGAAGCCACTCTTAGGATTGTTGCTGAATTTAAGCCAGAGATGGTTGTCATTGATACGAGTACGCCAAGCATATACAGTGATGTAAAAACAGGAGCGGAGATAAAAAAAATATTGCCTGGTTCTTTTGTAGTATTAATGGGGACTCATCCGAGCGCCTTGCCGGAAGATACATTGCAATTAAATTATGCAATTGATGCCGTTGCAGTGGGAGAGGCTGATTATACGGTAAAAGAACTGGCGCAGAAACTATCACAGGCAAATCTGCGCACTGTTCAGTCTGATGCTGCATACAGGAATAACATTTTAAGTTCCATAGATGGTATTGCCTACAGAGTTGACAGCAGTGTCCATGTAAACAAAAGAAGGGAGCTTATCGCAAATCTTGACGCACTCCCTTTTGTAAGCAAGGTGTATAAGAAACATCTTGATTCAACGAAGTATTTTTTTGCGGCAAGCGATTATCCTGAAGTGCAGATAATGACTGCGCGCGGCTGCATTGCACAGTGCACTTTCTGTGTTTATCCGCAAACAATCCATGGGCTTAAATACCGCATGCGTTCACCGCAGAGTATTGCCGATGAATTCCAGTGGATAAAGGAGAATATGCCGGAAGCAAGAGAAGTAGGGATGGAAGACGATACGTTTACGGGAAGTCAGAGCCGTGCAATTGAGTTATGCAAGGAGATGATAAAGAGAGGTATCAGGCTTAAATGGTATTGCAATGTGAGAGTAGATTTAAGATACGAGACTATGGAATGGATGAAAAAGGCAGGCTGTGTGCTTGTGACAGTAGGATATGAGAGCGCTAACAAGGATATTCTGAAAAATATAAATAAAAGGATTACTCCTGAGATGATACTTGAATTTTCACGAAACACAAGGAAGGCAGGGCTTCTGGTGCATGGCTGTTTTATGGCCGGCAACAGGGGCGAGACAAGAGAAACTCTCGAAGAGAGTTTGCAGGCGGCATTGAAAATGATGGATGACACTATGCAGTTTTTCCCATTGATGGTGTATCCGGGCACAAAGGATTATGAATGGGCAAAGAGCGAGGGACTGCTTACGATTAAAGATTTTTCTGATTATGTGACTGAAGACGGCTGTCACAACAGTGTGCTGAGAATGCCTGATATGGATTCTGATGAAATAACGAAATGGTGTGATTATGCAAGGCGGAGATATTATTTGAGGCCCAGATATATCTTATATAAGCTGTTTCAGCAGATGCGCCATCCGTCAGAGATAAGGAGAACGTTTAAAGCAGCGAAGAGATTTTTGAGGTTTCTTATTCCCGGGAAATAA